In a single window of the Cucumis melo cultivar AY chromosome 11, USDA_Cmelo_AY_1.0, whole genome shotgun sequence genome:
- the LOC103498438 gene encoding uncharacterized protein LOC103498438, with protein MKYNEISHFSHPQHKLKFEYSESPFKCDGCKEVGIGCRYKCTICDFDLHMHCAIPSSSISHPFYTRCSFQFMSRQPGNTPRYCNACEKDVNGFLYHCKACGFDLHPCCAKLPMALNDGEIKLYLYKKVSSSCHKCGRKGRSWSYRSSCKKYNLHVACVKEMLEESWHELHFGRGKSIKLETRIPSLKNTLQTYHNKDKGKMKRCCEMAGMAVQSVISAVLGDPTALIAGVIGVLISAA; from the coding sequence ATGAAGTATAATGAGATCTCTCACTTTAGTCACCCACAACACAAGCTCAAATTTGAGTATTCAGAGTCTCCATTTAAATGTGATGGCTGTAAGGAGGTTGGTATAGGCTGTCGTTACAAATGCACAATTTGCGACTTTGACCTCCACATGCATTGTGCCATCCCTTCCTCTTCTATCTCGCACCCTTTCTACACCAGGTGCTCCTTCCAGTTCATGTCTCGCCAGCCCGGCAACACTCCTCGATATTGCAACGCCTGTGAGAAGGATGTTAATGGTTTTCTTTACCACTGCAAAGCTTGTGGTTTTGATCTTCACCCATGTTGTGCCAAGCTCCCGATGGCGCTCAATGATGGTGAAATCAAGCTTTACCTTTACAAGAAAGTGAGTTCATCTTGTCATAAGTGTGGGCGGAAAGGAAGAAGCTGGAGTTACAGGTCTTCTTGTAAGAAGTACAATCTACATGTAGCTTGTGTGAAAGAAATGCTTGAGGAGAGTTGGCATGAATTGCATTTTGGAAGAGGAAAATCTATCAAATTGGAGACAAGAATTCCTAGTCTTAAGAATACTCTTCAGACTTATCACAACAAGGACAAGGGTAAGATGAAGAGGTGTTGTGAGATGGCTGGTATGGCCGTCCAAAGTGTTATATCTGCAGTGCTAGGAGATCCTACGGCTCTGATTGCCGGGGTCATCGGGGTCCTCATATCAGCagcataa